In a genomic window of [Empedobacter] haloabium:
- the rnc gene encoding ribonuclease III, producing MNLQLLQTRLGHTFKDAGLLQQALTHRSHSSLHNERLEFLGDSILNCVVASILYERYLAIDEGDLSRLRANLVKQQSLYEIAQKLDLSQFLRLGEGELKSGGFRRPSILADTLEALLGAIFLDAGFDAAATVIRAFYIPILDSVDPRTLGKDAKTLLQEFLQSKKISLPLYNVVATHGAAHSQEFEIECLVPKLGIQVYGRGGSRRAGEQAAAKLALEVAEQALLKAPPAARKSKPRAAQLKLAGIATVQNDQPADPKLANK from the coding sequence ATGAATTTACAGTTATTGCAGACCCGGCTGGGCCACACGTTCAAGGATGCCGGCTTGCTTCAGCAGGCCCTGACGCATCGCAGCCACAGCAGTCTGCATAACGAACGCCTGGAATTCCTGGGCGACTCGATCCTGAACTGCGTGGTCGCGTCGATCCTGTACGAGCGTTACCTTGCCATCGACGAGGGCGACCTGTCGCGCCTGCGTGCCAACCTCGTCAAGCAGCAGTCGCTGTACGAAATCGCCCAGAAGCTGGACCTGTCGCAATTCCTGCGCCTGGGCGAGGGCGAGCTGAAGTCGGGCGGCTTCCGCCGGCCGTCGATCCTGGCGGACACCCTCGAAGCGCTGCTGGGCGCGATCTTCCTGGACGCCGGCTTCGACGCCGCCGCCACCGTGATCCGTGCCTTCTACATCCCGATCCTGGACTCCGTCGACCCGCGCACCTTGGGCAAGGATGCCAAGACCCTGCTGCAGGAGTTCCTGCAGAGTAAGAAAATTTCCCTGCCGCTGTACAATGTGGTAGCCACGCACGGCGCCGCGCACAGCCAGGAATTCGAGATCGAATGCCTGGTGCCCAAGCTGGGCATCCAGGTGTATGGCCGCGGCGGCAGCCGCCGTGCCGGCGAGCAGGCCGCGGCCAAGCTGGCGCTGGAGGTGGCCGAGCAGGCGCTGCTGAAGGCGCCGCCGGCGGCCCGCAAATCGAAGCCGCGCGCCGCCCAGCTGAAGCTGGCGGGCATCGCCACGGTCCAGAACGACCAGCCGGCGGACCCCAAGCTCGCCAACAAATAA
- a CDS encoding DUF4845 domain-containing protein, translating into MRTTGQRGISLTGLIVVLALLGVLGLLAMQIIPAYSEYRAVSSAIVKAKAAGGTPQEIRAAFDRAAEAGYITSISGRDLEIERVDGEQQVSFAYERKIHLAGPASLLLEYSGSTAKK; encoded by the coding sequence ATGCGGACGACCGGACAGCGCGGCATTTCCCTCACCGGCCTGATCGTCGTGCTGGCGCTGCTGGGTGTGCTGGGGCTGCTGGCCATGCAGATCATACCGGCGTACTCGGAATACCGCGCCGTCTCGTCCGCCATCGTCAAGGCCAAGGCCGCCGGCGGCACGCCGCAGGAGATCCGCGCCGCGTTCGACCGTGCAGCCGAGGCCGGTTACATTACGTCCATCAGCGGCCGCGACCTGGAAATCGAGCGCGTGGACGGTGAGCAGCAGGTGTCTTTCGCCTACGAGCGCAAGATCCACCTGGCCGGCCCGGCCAGCCTGCTGCTCGAATACAGCGGCTCGACCGCCAAGAAATGA
- the lepB gene encoding signal peptidase I yields the protein MTMQSILGNFALILFVLMVVTGIIWVLDVFVLSKQRRAAADKALAEYDARTAKLTADGIRLDSQLNAREKLEAEHLRQPTWIEYSGSFFPVIALVFVLRSFLFEPFKIPSSSMVPTLLVGDLILVNKFTYGIRLPIINQKVIQINDPQRGDVMVFKYPMDMSQDYIKRVVGVPGDKITYEGKKLTVNGKPVSYTAQDDYLDDESLVYKKQFQENLTGVSHRILNDDRAPTLNLGDVRDFPNKEACTYTTEGFTCVVPAGNYFMMGDNRDNSADSRYWGFVPDKNIVGKAVAVWMNFSNMRRIGGIQ from the coding sequence ATGACAATGCAAAGCATCCTGGGCAATTTCGCGCTGATCCTGTTCGTGCTGATGGTGGTCACGGGGATCATCTGGGTCCTGGACGTGTTCGTACTGTCGAAGCAGCGCCGCGCCGCGGCCGACAAGGCGCTGGCCGAATACGACGCCCGCACGGCCAAGCTGACGGCCGACGGCATCCGCCTCGACAGCCAACTGAACGCGCGCGAGAAGCTGGAAGCGGAACACCTGCGCCAGCCGACCTGGATCGAGTACTCGGGCAGCTTCTTCCCCGTCATTGCCCTGGTGTTCGTGCTGCGTTCCTTCCTGTTCGAGCCGTTCAAGATTCCGTCGTCGTCGATGGTGCCGACCCTGTTGGTGGGCGACCTGATCCTGGTGAACAAGTTCACCTACGGCATACGCCTGCCCATCATCAACCAGAAGGTCATCCAGATCAACGATCCGCAGCGCGGCGACGTGATGGTGTTCAAGTACCCGATGGACATGAGCCAGGACTACATCAAGCGCGTCGTCGGCGTGCCGGGTGATAAGATCACTTACGAAGGCAAGAAACTGACGGTGAACGGCAAGCCGGTCAGCTACACGGCGCAGGATGACTACCTGGACGACGAAAGCCTGGTCTACAAGAAACAGTTCCAGGAGAACCTGACGGGCGTGTCGCACCGCATCCTGAACGACGACCGGGCGCCGACCCTGAACCTGGGCGACGTGCGCGACTTCCCGAACAAGGAAGCCTGCACGTACACGACGGAAGGATTTACCTGCGTAGTGCCAGCCGGGAACTATTTCATGATGGGCGACAACCGCGACAATAGTGCCGACAGCCGTTACTGGGGCTTCGTGCCCGACAAGAACATCGTCGGCAAGGCCGTGGCCGTGTGGATGAACTTCTCGAACATGCGCCGCATCGGCGGCATTCAGTAA